In a genomic window of Phalacrocorax aristotelis chromosome 8, bGulAri2.1, whole genome shotgun sequence:
- the SPRY4 gene encoding protein sprouty homolog 4 gives MEARVPHNITVVPNSVMVQPLLDSRIPYGRLQHPLTILPIDQMKTTHIENDYTDNPTASQLAAQKRPRGPHELVLTNQHLQRCEQDVTHPWISFSGRPSSISSSSSTSSDQRLLDHMAPAPMAEQSSPRAVRIQPKVINCKPLDLKGPVSQELDKHFLLCEACGKCKCKECALPRTLPSCWVCNQECLCSAQNLVNYSTCMCLVKGVFYHCTNEDDEGTCADHPCSCSHSNCCARWSFMSALSLVLPCLLCYLPATGCVKLSQRCYDQVSRPGCRCKNTNSVICKALPESKGSRPEKPF, from the coding sequence ATGGAGGCCCGGGTTCCCCACAACATCACCGTTGTCCCCAACTCCGTGATGGTCCAGCCCTTGCTGGACAGTCGGATCCCCTATGGGCGGCTGCAGCACCCACTCACCATCCTGCCAATCGACCAAATGAAGACAACTCACATAGAGAACGATTACACCGACAACCCCACCGCTTCCCAGCTGGCAGCCCAGAAGCGTCCCCGAGGCCCCCATGAACTAGTCTTGACCAACCAGCACCTGCAGCGCTGTGAGCAGGATGTCACCCACCCCTGGATTTCGTTCAGCGGGCGccccagctccatcagcagcagcagcagcacatcttCAGACCAAAGGCTCTTGGACCACATGGCCCCGGCACCCATGGCAGAGCAGTCCTCCCCCAGAGCGGTTCGCATTCAGCCCAAGGTGATTAACTGCAAACCCCTGGACCTGAAGGGACCTGTGTCTCAGGAACTGGACAAGCACTTTCTACTGTGCGAAGCCTGCGGGAAATGCAAGTGCAAGGAGTGTGCGCTCCCCCGGACTCTGCCGTCGTGCTGGGTGTGCAACCAAGAGTGCCTCTGCTCGGCACAGAACCTGGTCAACTACTCCACCTGCATGTGTCTCGTCAAGGGCGTCTTCTACCACTGCACCAACGAGGATGACGAGGGCACGTGTGCCGAccacccctgctcctgctcccactCAAACTGCTGTGCCCGCTGGTCCTTCATGAGCGCTCTCTCCCTGGTGCTCCCTTGCTTGCTCTGCTACCTGCCAGCCACCGGCTGCGTCAAGCTGTCCCAGAGATGCTACGACCAAGTGAGCCGGCCCGGATGCAGATGCAAAAACACAAACAGTGTCATTTGCAAGGCGTTGCCGGAGAGCAAAGGAAGCAGGCCAGAAAAGCCCTTTTGA